The DNA window CCGACGCACTCGAAGACGACACAGCCGGGCAGGCCGGCCATCGCGATCATCTCCTTCGTCGACTCGGGTGAGCCGTGGGCGACGTCCCGCCAGGCCTGGTACGGCGAGATCTCGGCGGGGTCGATGACCACGTCGGCACCCATGGCCAGCGCGGTCCCGCGCCGGGAGGCCACGAAGTCGACCGCGATGATCGGGCCCACGCCGAGGCGCCTGAGCTGGGCGATCACTGAGAGGGCGATCGCCCCGCAGCCGATGACCAGCGGCACCTCCTTCGTCGTCAGCTGGGCCCGGGAGGCGGCCGACCAGCCGACCGAGATCGCGTCGGCGATGCACACGATCTCGCTCGGGAGCTCCGAGGCCGCGACGCGGGTGAGGGACTCGTCCAGCAGGAGGTACTCGCCGAACCCGCCGGGCGACTCGGGGTTCTGGCCGATGATCCTGCGGCCGGTGCCGGTGGACAGGACCGGCAGGGAGCTCACCCGGGTGCCGATCGGGATCCGGCGCTCGGTGCCCGGGCCGTGGTCGACGACCTCGGCGCAGTACTCGTGACCCATGACGATGTCGACGTCCCGGTCGTAGGTCGACATGCCGCTGTCGTCGTCGGCGCCGGCTTCCAAATGATCCATGAAGTGGATGTCCGACGCGCAGATCCCGCAGGCGAGCGATCGGACGAGGAGCTGCCCCGGCCCCGGGACCGGATCGTCGATGACGCGCGCCTGCACCGTTCCGCCCCGCAGTACCGCAGCACGCATCGGCCGCTCCCTCTCGTTCGTGTGACGGGGACTGCCCTGCCACGGGACTGTAGCGACCGTTCTGGAGTTATAGAAGAGACCGTCCTAAAAAAATTATAGAAGATCTTGTCCTGTAAATCGGCGCCGGCGGCGCTGGCCGGAGGCGCCGCCGGCGTTACGATCGCTGGCATGACAGAGCCCGCCCGCCGGCGCCCGGGTCGTCCCCGCGACACGAGCATCGACGAGCGGGCGCTGGCCTCGACCCGCGAGCTGCTCGTGCAGCGCGGCTTCGACGCGACGACCATCCAGGCGGTCGCCGGGCACTCCGGGGTCCACGCCTCCGCCATCTACCGCCGCTGGGGGTCGCGGATCGAGCTGATCGAGGAGGCCACGTTCCCCGGCCTCAGCCCGCTCAGCGTCCGGCCGACCGGGGACCTCCGGCGCGACCTGCGCCGCTTCATCCGCGCCTATGTGGCGGCCTTCGACGCACCGGCGGCACGCGCGGCCGCCGCCGGCCTGCTCGCCCAT is part of the Parafrankia irregularis genome and encodes:
- a CDS encoding zinc-binding dehydrogenase, with the protein product MRAAVLRGGTVQARVIDDPVPGPGQLLVRSLACGICASDIHFMDHLEAGADDDSGMSTYDRDVDIVMGHEYCAEVVDHGPGTERRIPIGTRVSSLPVLSTGTGRRIIGQNPESPGGFGEYLLLDESLTRVAASELPSEIVCIADAISVGWSAASRAQLTTKEVPLVIGCGAIALSVIAQLRRLGVGPIIAVDFVASRRGTALAMGADVVIDPAEISPYQAWRDVAHGSPESTKEMIAMAGLPGCVVFECVGVPGVLDSIIRGCERGTRIFSMGGPPEGDHLSTLIAKRKGLNIQFGGGPSLQHWDEAFEAVCSGSLDVTPMLGRTVGLDGVAAALDASRDADGPVRIVVVP
- a CDS encoding TetR/AcrR family transcriptional regulator, coding for MTEPARRRPGRPRDTSIDERALASTRELLVQRGFDATTIQAVAGHSGVHASAIYRRWGSRIELIEEATFPGLSPLSVRPTGDLRRDLRRFIRAYVAAFDAPAARAAAAGLLAHYQTGGRQRPPELYLRVSARPQFQDILCAAPAGSVDPAVDPDDVFDLLLGAVLTRTLLFNATARRRPIERTVEMILRVLQPQAVPIRTESHDQ